AACCACACCATAAGCTTGCTGATTACAACACTCCTCCTCAAGCTTATGGTTGAAAGATATTCTTCATCCCAAGTTTGATTAGTAATAGGTTATGTTGTGCCTTTCCCAGGCTCTTAATTAGTAAGTCAGCTAACTGATGTTTAGTATTGATATGTTCAGTTTTCATCATGCCTTGATTGATCCTTTCTCTAACAAAGTGACAATTAATGTCTATGTATTTTGTCCTTTCATGAAATATGGGATTGAAGGCAATTTGTATTGCTATCACATATCATGTTTACAGGATGCTCTATACTGACACCTAGCTCTTTGAATAGCCCTATCAACCATGTGACCTCTGCTGCACATGTAGCCATGCTCCTGAACTCTGCTTCAACTGAGCTTCTTGATACAGTTTCTTGTTTTTTGGATTTCCAAGAGATTAATCCTCCTCCAAACTTCACTAGATATCATGTGACAGACTTTCTTGTTTCTAAACATGCTCCCCAGTCAGAGTAATAATAAGCCCTAAGCTGTGTGGTAGGTTCTGATGGCATCAATAGGCCTAAACCAGGAGCCTCCTTGATATACCTTAATACCCTTAATGCAGCTTCCGTATGAGATTGTTTAGGATAATGCATGAACTGGCTTAAAACTTGTGCAGTAAAGGACAGATCAGGTCTAGTCATTGTGAGGTAGAGAAGCCTTCCTACTAGTCTTTGATACTTTGTAGGATTTGAGAGCAGACTATCATCTTGTGACACTTCATTCTTGACATGTTCATCATATTGTAGAGATGTAAGTTTCTGATTCATCTCTAGTGGTATACATGCATGCTTAGCTCCTCATAGTCCTGATTCTGAGACTAGTTCTAgttcatattttctttgtgTCATTAGTATACCTTGACTGGACCTTGAGAACTCAATTCCTAGGAAGAAATTTAGCTCCCCAAGATCCTTCATCTTAAACATATTCTGAATCTCCTGCCTAGTACTACACAGAAGTTCATGATTACTTCCTGTGACTAGCAGATCATCCATATATACTAGTACTATCACAGTGTTACCATCAACCTGCTTTGTGAACAATGAGTAGTCATAATGACTTTGTTTGAACCCCATTTGTAAGAGTgcctgtcacgccccgggagggtaccctaggcgtggccggcactcgaaggccatttctgacctccgagcgaaccacctggtccagtcacacattcattcaatcacattctcttagcggaaaactcaattaaggatataatgttcatagattagggccaaaggccaaacaatcatcaactcgACAAGAAATCTTTAAAAGGGCTACTCAAAAGAagaattcaacatttctacactccggtctatgaagcctctatctataatttagaaggtgcccatgacaagcccatggctaccaacaatcaaaataaagcaaGTGACACCAGAACTATACAAGAAGAGCTCAACATCCTtcggaactaggaggactcaccgctagCTGGGAGGGGGTggggatcttcaacggtgcaccggttgatgatctttggtacctgtctctacatcatgaaatgatgcaggccaaatgacgtcagtacgtggaatgtactggtatgtaaaatggccaaatggaaggacataaaggaaacatcaattctatcagaactcaactcaagagaaataacaactcaatcaagtgtcctagatCTAAACGAGAATacagtttagacgggaccaatcacataccattcaactcaatctgactcagagtactatcaagacttatgtggaagtttctcttatccgacaaccatcacttatgagccagtgacagtacaacaagccaacgttgttgccgcgtctgtccatgctttgccagggcatgaacgagtcaactaatcatggatccaatccaaccaagtcctataatgtcaggataaacatttttggggaaacatccgactttaacggcttaatcccctcctatgtttggcgacgtagttattgggttcgagtatggacattactcttacccaattcagtgctcgatactcctcccaagactcaatgctcataaaactccatccaatcgactcaatcaaatcatatcgacaagtctcatttaaaccttgtcaactcatcaactctatcacaatc
This Solanum dulcamara chromosome 1, daSolDulc1.2, whole genome shotgun sequence DNA region includes the following protein-coding sequences:
- the LOC129894004 gene encoding uncharacterized mitochondrial protein AtMg00810-like; this encodes MGFKQSHYDYSLFTKQVDGNTVIVLVYMDDLLVTGSNHELLCSTRQEIQNMFKMKDLGELNFFLGIEFSRSSQEMNQKLTSLQYDEHVKNEVSQDDSLLSNPTKYQRLVGRLLYLTMTRPDLSFTAQVLSQFMHYPKQSHTEAALRVLRYIKEAPGLGLLMPSEPTTQLRAYYYSDWGACLETRKSVT